The following are from one region of the Penaeus vannamei isolate JL-2024 chromosome 28, ASM4276789v1, whole genome shotgun sequence genome:
- the LOC113806000 gene encoding superkiller complex protein 3, producing MAEIKQALKDAKKAMKENNFEEVSKQCKAALKHDRKNYNALVLFGRACQELGRLGDSKKALMMATQVDSESPVAWQGLAVLCDKQPDITTHEETITIYTRLKDFVKDDNDKLDSMYRKIATVYLEKEEPLSAAATLRELVTRLNEPAKVTEAWRSIAQILSGTKDLPEEEAPKLEEALEHLLNESVLGENESNYQSYLRILYRLRKFPKLIVAAQNMLNIFPTYYPLEWICRTFVEMNAFPVDGEDKFPLSQEELSEYNLKLLTMNKASPWGNLAMGLTCKLENKPEEAKAYLRVGAERVSNNLLGWRLLLIVQEKINDWPGVEVSCKKIINILNSESKVTLPDNEDAESYSIKMHLMQAKALFYMDHMNHLKQAVAILDKLSGTDLESGILLVRSRIKLKEFNEAMDEIERLQSAHGKQPRLKLLLAILHRSRGESQEALQLLLEYVEEEPSVGEGHLELGRLYFEMGDLKKAQLCCMRAGKLDPTLGQAFLYLGHFFRRQDNMPKALKCYEKALSINPCDDDTGAALSDMYRILGEHDANIRLLRRVTSEAGRASCAWAWLRLGLHHLALHEYDKAIQAFHCTLTINPNDSASYECLGDAYLAYGAHTAALKVFTKAAEINPNALYPLYQIAHIKQMVGENLEAIADYEAVLERDPIPAVQVVSLVGLAEALIADARKSYEQFFHKNVKDDCVRAIPHLMRAASIKPESSSIWKLLGDACSLLFPIPPSLATFTVPAKLMDREVEDLQEMVDVDKLQVLQLGARCYAVALQIASNDASLWHDLAVNTYLQGHVMERDKGADEAAVKSLMERSLAALRKSLALEPTSGKIWNSLGLVASHKAVGELKLAQHALIKSTEHQPTAVNWTHLGGFYLVHEEPRLAHEAFSVAQALDPSFVTCWVGQALVAEAVGHYEAFDLFRHTTMLGIQVESCMGYTHHVSQLACDVTNEKKSRVQESVKQALPKVSDCMVYYTTEEERDPVGLNMAGLMLEMIGLYQSAAKAYEMALTALSESDESDTKFLDGVHCNLGRTLTAQGLVEEAMQQYSAIKEPDYFTQCGLALASLKAGKFEEAYNAYTAALHWLAPDDTQKSHILVALASLQYKFQNSEEAKKLLFQGSQLKGASVRGLFALAALGLVSGDAALTGAALAELRPHEHNPEYVHHVTFLRAAEATARSNMKEAKLILSKAIHQHPANAPLWQSLARHLLTMTTSSPASSQNNCVAAAACAASATRLAQAAGQHKTIAQDSVASVLATLASEGSKINQSRASLREAQRAVLMCPGSAEAWAMLVAARVAAGHAQRHQDVVRLAKMWAQQAPPKVAKWLNGITRQYARVA from the exons ATGGCAGAGATTAAACAAGCCTTGAAAGACGCCAAAAAGGCTATGAAAGAGAACAACTTTGAAGAAGTTAGTAAACAGTGTAAG GCTGCCCTAAAGCATGACAGAAAAAACTACAATGCGCTGGTCCTCTTCGGCCGGGCGTGCCAGGAGCTGGGGAGGTTGGGAGATTCGAAGAAGGCTCTTATG ATGGCGACACAGGTGGATTCGGAGAGCCCAGTGGCATGGCAGGGTCTGGCCGTCCTTTGCGATAAACAGCCAGACATTACCACGCATGAAGAGACCATTACGATATACACAAGATTAAAGGACTTTGTTAAGGA tgataatgacaaactGGACAGCATGTACCGCAAGATTGCCACCGTATACCTGGAGAAAGAGGAACCCCTATCAGCTGCTGCAACGCTCAGGGAACTAGTGACGCGGCTCAACGAACCTGCCAAGGTCACGGAAGCCTGGCGGAGCATTGCACAAATTCTCTCTGGCACGAAGGATCTGCCGGAAGAAGAGGCTCCGAAG TTGGAGGAAGCACTAGAGCATCTCCTGAATGAATCTGTCTTGGGCGAGAATGAGAGTAACTACCAGAGCTACCTGCGGATATTGTACCGCCTCAGGAAATTCCCGAAGCTGATTGTGGCCGCGCAGAATATGCTGAACATATTTCCAACATATTATCCATTGGAGTGGATATGTCGTACATTTGTGGAGATGAATGCTTTCCCAGTAGATGGCGAAG ACAAATTTCCTCTAAGCCAAGAAGAACTGTCGGAATATAATTTAAAGCTTTTAACTATGAACAAGGCCTCGCCATGGGGTAACCTGGCAATGGGGCTGACATGCAAACTCGAAAATAAGCCGGAAGAAGCTAAAGCATACCTCAGAGTTG GTGCCGAGCGTGTCTCAAACAACTTGCTAGGGTGGAGGCTGCTTTTGATAGTACAGGAGAAGATCAATGATTGGCCAGGTGTTGAAGTGTCCTGTAAGAAAATAATCAACATCTTGAATTCTGAATCCAAAGTTACCCTTCCTGACAATGAAGATGCCGAGTCTTACTCAATAAAGATGCACCTCATGCAGGCAAAAGCATTGTTTTACATGGATCATATGAATCACCTGAAGCAAGCAGTAGCCATTTTAGATAAG CTGTCTGGTACAGATCTGGAGAGCGGAATCTTGCTGGTGAGGAGCAGAATCAAGCTGAAGGAGTTCAATGAAGCCATggatgagatagagagactgCAGTCCGCTCATGGTAAACAACCACGACTCAAGCTCCTTTTAGCCATACTGCACAGGTCACGTGGGGAAAGCCAAGAGGCATTACAGTTGCTCTTGGAATATGTTGAG GAAGAGCCATCCGTAGGAGAGGGTCATTTGGAGTTGGGCCGTTTGTATTTTGAAATGGGTGACTTAAAGAAAGCCCAACTCTGCTGCATGAGAGCTGGAAAGTTGGATCCCACTCTTGGCCAAGCGTTCCTCTACCTGGGCCATTTCTTTAGACGTCAGGACAACATGCCGAAAGCTCTGAAGTGTTACGAAAAGGCTCTCTCCATTAATCCCTGCGATGATGACACTGGAGCTGCTTTGTCGGACATGTACAGGATTCTGGGAGAACAT GATGCCAATATCCGCCTTCTCCGTCGTGTCACGAGTGAAGCTGGTCGCGCATCGTGTGCTTGGGCCTGGCTTAGGTTAGGGCTCCACCATCTTGCCTTGCATGAATATGACAAAGCAATTCAGGCATTCCACTGCACACTGACAATCAATCCGAATGACAG TGCCAGCTATGAGTGTTTGGGTGATGCCTACCTGGCGTATGGTGCCCACACTGCTGCCCTGAAGGTGTTCACGAAGGCGGCAGAGATCAACCCGAATGCTCTCTACCCACTGTACCAGATTGCCCACATAAAGCAG ATGGTTGGAGAGAACTTGGAAGCCATAGCTGATTATGAAGCAGTGTTGGAACGTGACCCCATTCCAGCTGTGCAGGTGGTGTCCCTCGTGGGTTTGGCTGAGGCTCTGATAGCAGATGCCCGCAAGTCATACGAGCAATTTTTCCACAAAAATGTGAAAGATGATTGTGTGCGAGCAATTCCACATCTTATGAG GGCGGCAAGCATAAAGCCAGAGAGTTCGTCCATTTGGAAGCTGTTGGGAGATGCATgcagtctcctcttccccatccctccctcccttgccaccTTCACTGTTCCTGCGAAGCTCATGGACAGAGAGGTAGAGGATCTCCAGGAGATGGTGGATGTGGACAAACTCCAGGTTCTGCAGTTGGGTGCCAG GTGCTATGCAGTGGCTCTTCAGATCGCCAGCAATGATGCGAGTCTGTGGCATGACCTTGCAGTGAACACATACCTTCAGGGACATGTGATGGAGCGGGACAAGGGGGCAGATGAAGCAGCTGTAAAGAGTCTAATGGAGCGCTCGCTAGCAGCTCTTAGGAAGAGCCTGGCACTCGAGCCAACCAGTGGGAAGATCTGGAATTCCCTCGGTCTTGTTGCTTCGCACAAAG CTGTAGGAGAGCTGAAACTAGCACAGCATGCACTGATTAAGTCAACAGAACATCAGCCAACAGCTGTGAATTGGACCCACCTAGGAGGTTTTTATTTAGTCCATGAAGAGCCACGACTTGCTCACGAAGCTTTCTCTGTCGCGCAGGCCCTTGATCCATCATTCGTCACGTGTTGGGTTGGCCAG GCCCTTGTTGCAGAGGCAGTGGGCCACTATGAAGCCTTTGATCTCTTCCGACACACCACTATGCTGGGCATCCAGGTTGAGAGTTGTATGGGCTATACCCATCATGTTAGCCAGCTTGCTTGTGATGTTACCAATGAAAAGAAATCAAGAGTGCAGGAGTCTGTGAAACAGGCTCTTCCTAAAGTATCAGACTGCATGGTATATTATACTAC GGAAGAGGAGCGAGATCCAGTGGGTCTGAACATGGCGGGACTAATGTTGGAGATGATTGGTCTCTACCAGTCTGCTGCCAAGGCCTATGAGATGGCTCTCACAGCGCTGTCAGAATCAGACGAG TCTGATACCAAGTTTTTGGATGGTGTCCACTGCAATCTGGGAAGAACACTTACTGCCCAGGGCTTGGTGGAGGAAGCCATGCAGCAGTACAGTGCCATCAAAGAGCCAGACTACTTCACTCAGTGTGGCTTAGCTTTGGCCAGTTTAAAAG CGGGTAAATTTGAGGAGGCCTACAATGCATACACGGCAGCCCTTCACTGGCTGGCACCAGATGACACACAGAAATCTCACATCCTTGTGGCCTTGGCTTCCCTGCAGTACAAGTTCCAGAACTCCGAGGAGGCCAAAAAACTCCTTTTCCAAGG ATCCCAGTTAAAAGGTGCATCAGTACGTGGGTTATTTGCTCTAGCAGCTCTGGGACTGGTTTCTGGAGATGCAGCTCTTACTGGGGCAGCTTTGGCTGAACTGAGGCCTCATGAGCACAACCCGGAATATGTCCATCATGTCACCTTCCTCAGAGCAGCTGAAGCCACTGCACGA AGTAACATGAAGGAAGCCAAGTTGATCCTGAGCAAAGCCATTCACCAGCACCCAGCCAATGCTCCCTTGTGGCAGTCACTGGCCCGTCACCTTCTCACCATGACTACCTCATCACCAGCCAGTAGCCAGAACAATTGTGTGGCAGCTGCTGCCTGTGCCGCCTCTGCGACTAGGCTAGCACAGGCAGCGGGCCAACATAAGACCATTGCACAG GATTCAGTGGCAAGTGTTCTAGCTACATTAGCTTCTGAAGGATCTAAAATAAACCAAAGTCGCGCTAGTCTTCGGGAAGCTCAACGGGCAGTCCTCATGTGTCCAGGATCAGCAGAGGCTTGGGCCATGTTGGTGGCTGCGAGGGTTGCTGCAGGCCATGCACAA AGACACCAGGATGTTGTTCGGCTGGCAAAAATGTGGGCGCAGCAGGCACCGCCCAAAGTGGCAAAGTGGTTGAATGGCATCACGAGGCAGTATGCTCGGGTTGCATGA